The DNA sequence CTCAAAGAGCTGGATGCCCTGTTGCAGATCGACCAGATAGGCTTCCGGTTGTGGGGTTTCCAACACGTACTGACAGCGTTTTGCCGCGGCTAACAGCACGTTGGTGACTTCTTCACTATTGGCTTCTGCCGCTGCCGGAATCGTCAGTACGACGCGCGTGACCGAATCTGACAGTGACCAGTTAATAAACTGCTCGGTGATAAAGGCCTTGTTCGGCACGATGATCTCTTTGCGATCCCAGTCAGTAATCGTGGTGGCACGCGTGTTGATTCGGGTGATGCTGCCCGTCAAATCGCGGATCGTCACGGTATCGCCAATACGAATCGGCTTTTCGAACAGAATAATCAGGCCAGAGATAAAGTTAGCGAAGATCTCCTGCAAGCCAAAACCTAATCCCACACCCAGCGCGGCGACCAGCCATTGTAGTTTTGACCAGTCGACGCCAATCATGGAAAAACCGGCCAGTCCGCCGACCAGGATCAGCGTGTATTTCGTCAGCGTGGTGATGGCATAGCCGGTGCCGGGGGTCAGATTTAAATGCTGAAGCAGCGCCAGCTCCAACAGCGCGGGCATGTTTCGCACCAGCTGCGTGGTGATAATCAGCACTAAAATAGCAATCAGTACCGATCCGAGCGTAATTGGCTGCAGGCTCTCCACGCCCTGCACCGTGGTGCTGGCATCCCACAGCCTGATGTTTTCCAGGAAGCCAAAGGCCGAGTGGATTTCCGACCACAGCACAATCACCGAAACCAGCGCAATAAGCGTCAGGATAGAACGCACCAGCCGCAGCGACTGGGCGCTGATGGCATCCAGATCGATAACCGGTTCGTCAACTTCCTGCGCTTCCGAGTTGTTTTGCGTGGCCGTAGCGTCTTCTTCACCTTTAGCACGTTGTGCAAGGATATCGGCACGCCGGTTGCGGGCACGATCAAAAGCGATGCGACGGCGCTGGATCAGCATCCAGCGGCGGATAATATGGTAGATGACCAGCAGCAGGAACCAGATAGCCAGTGAGGTTTCCACCCTTGCCAGCAGTGCCTGAGAAGTCGCCAGATAACCAATGCAGGAAGCCAGCGCGGCAATCAGCGGAATGCCGATCATCAGGTTCCATAAAAGATTCGTGACAAAGTTTTCGCCATTGCCTTCTTTATCGAGATAAAGCGGAATGCCCGCGCGTTTCAGGCTCACCGTAACAAGGCTCAGCGCACCGCAAATCAGGATAAAGCAGAGCCTTCCCAGGGTGGCTGAAAACTGCCGATCGTCAAGATTATCGAAGCCGATTAGCAGCATAATCAGCGGCACGACAAAGCCGATACACAGGGAATAAAAACGCATTGCGCGCGCGACCCGATTCTGTTGCCAGCGAAAATGGACGATAAACAGACCTTTGGAGCGAGCGAATCCGGCACTGATCATAAAGGCCCAGAGCAGCGGCACGGTCGCGGTGACGCCATCGCCAATCGCCACAGCAATGGGATAAGGCCAGGCGTGCTGAAGACCGTAGCCCAGCGCCATCCACAATACGGGCAGCGGCAGGGCGACCAGAATTGACCAGAAGACGGTACGAACCGTCAGGCCGAAACGATCCTGCGTGACCTTGCCCACCTTGCTGGCCGAACGATTAAGAAAATCACGGTAATGACGACGAGAACTGAGGCTGAAACCCACCAGCAGCAGGGCACCAAGAATCGGCAACACGGTTTCACGGCTGGTAAACATCATGACCAGCGCGCCGGCCATTTGCCCCAGCGTATCCAATGACAGCAGGCTTTTCAGATCGCGCACCAGATCGAGCGGGAAACTGAGATGCAGCGCGCTGACATCTGCCGTCCAGAACAGATAGCGGTGAGTCGCCTCTTTGACTTCTTTCAGCGCATCTTCGAGCTGGCCGTTGGCAACCTTCAGCTTGGTCACTTCGAGGATCAGATTATCGCTGCCTGAAAGCAAAGAACCGATCAGCTCCCGCTGCGTTTTGAGCTGAGCTTCCAGAATTTTACGCTGATCGGCCGTTAACGGCGTACCGTCATCCTGCCTGATTTGACGCAGCTGCTGCTGATGTTCAAGCAGATCCTCATAATGCAGGCGTTGTACCCGCAACTGACCCATTTCGCTATCCAGCTGCTGAGGCTTTGGCATTTCCGGCAGGCGGGCGACCTGAGCCCGTAAAGCTTCGCCCAGTACGTTAGACACGCCCAGCCACTGCGACTGTTCACGTATGGTACTCAGCGCCTGACGAACCTGAATCGTCTGGTTGACCGCCGTACGCTGCTGTGAAGCGACCAGATCCATGCGTTGAGCCTGCTGGTTCAGCGCGGCAGAGAGTTCACGGTTGACGCGAAACTGTTTGCTGATGTTCAGCGGCAGTTCGCCGCTGTTTTCCGCCAGCTGCTCGGTTTTCTCCAGCGCCTGCTCCGCCTCGTGTTGACGGCGACTGTTCAGCTGATTACGTAATTCCTGAAGATAAGCATCAAGCTGGCCTGCCTTGCGCTGGTGGATTTCGCCACGCATCCGTGCCAGCTCCTGACGGTTGTTGGCAGAAAGCTGTGCCTGAGCCAGCGGAGTCGCGGGCGAAGGTTGACCTTGCAGACGACGTTCGATTTCATTTAAGGCACGTCGTGCATCGGTCTGCTGCTGGGGAAGCTGAGCAAGCGAATCGCTGATTTCTCTGGCCCGATCCTGCTCCTGCTGAGACTGACGGCCTTCTTCCAGCAGCTGGCTGCTAACCTGAAGGATTTCCTGATCCAGCTCTGCGGCCGTCATGGTGCTGCGAACGGTTTTAGGATTGTCAGCCAGCGCAGCCATCTGCTGGCGAAGCTCGCGCGAGATCTGCGGAAAATCATCAATGATTTGCTGATAATCACGGGTGTTGTTCAGCGACTTCTGCTGCTCATCCAGCCAGTTCAGCGTGGTTTGTAGAGCATCTATAGTTTCCGCCTGATTCGGCGTATCTTTATCCGACTTCGCCGCGTCAAGGGCCTGTTTGATCTGCGCGGTATCCGGTGCGCTGGCGGCCCAGGTGGGCTGGAGCAAAGCCCAGCCCAGTAAGAAAGGTATAATCAGGCGTAACATGCTTATCTACTATGGATGATGTAAAACTTCTTCTGCACTGGTTTTTTGCAGTGCAATGGCCAGCGTCTGACCCAGACGCGTTTTCGTTTCCGGCGTCAGGCTTTCTGCCAGTTTGACCTGGCCTGATGCAAACAGATTGATCACCGTTGAACCCAGCTTAAAGCGGCCCATTTCCTGCCCTTTTAACAGCACAACCGAACCCTCTGCATCCGCGCCCGGCCAGCTCCAGCGCTTAATCACGCCTTCACGCGGTGGCGTAATAGTACCGGCCCAGCTGGTTTCAATGCTGCCAACGATAGTTGCGCCCACCAGAATTTGCGCCATTGGGCCAAACTCGGTATCAAACAGGCAAATAACACGCTCGTTACGGGCAAACAGGTTAGGGATATTTTGTGCCGTTAGCGGGTTGACCGAATAGAGGTCGCCCGGCACGTAAATCATTTCACGCAGAATACCGTTACAAGGCATATGCACGCGGTGATAGTCGCGTGGTGCCAGATAGGTGGTCACAAACTCACCGTCACGGAACATCTCGCTCATCGCCGCATTCCCTGCCAGCAACGCTTCCAGCGAATAGGTATGGCCTTTCGCCTGGAAGATTTGATCGCCTTCTATATGGCCAAGCTGACTGATTGCGCCATCGGCTGGCAGCACCAGCAGGTTAGGATCTTTTTCAATCGGACGGGCATCGTCGCGCAGTGGACGCACGAAGAAATCGTTAAAGGTACGGTAGCTGGCGGTATCCGGCTTCTGCGCCTCTTTCATATCGACTTTGTAGAACCAGACAAAAACGTCGATAACGGCTTTAGTCAGCCAGCCTGCGCGCTTGCTGGCGCCCCAGCCAGCCAGTTCGGTCAGGCCTTTCTTAGGTAAAATGGCGTTCAGGCCGAGTTTAAGACGATCCAACACAGTAGCCTCCTGGCTTTCAGATCAAAATTAGGGGTGCGGAGTGTAGCAGTGCACGGCTATGCAAGCTATGCCGCCCACAAAGCGGGGCGGCAACGGTTAGTCATTGTTTTCAGAAAAGCTGCGACGCATTTTGAGCTGCATATCTGACATGCTGTCCAGGATGCGGTGATAGCTCTCAAAACGGGTAACATCGATCTCACCTTGTTCTACGGCTTCGCGGATCGCGCAGCCCGGATCGGTATCATGTTTGCAGTCGCGGAATTTGCAGTAACCTAAAAACTTACGGAATTCGACAAATCCACGGGTGATTTGTTCCGGCTCCAGATGCCACAAACCAAATTCACGGACCCCCGGGGAATCGATAATATCGCCGCCGGTTGGGAAATGGTAAAGGCGGGCTGCGGTGGTCGTATGCTGGCCAAGACCCGAAACGTCCGAGACGTCGTTGGTCAGGATCTCATTGGCGCTCAGCTCAAGGCCCAGCAGGGCATTAAGCAAGCTCGATTTACCCACGCCAGACTGACCGGCAAAAATGCTGATTCGATCGATTAACGCGGCCTCCAGGTCAGCCAGACCCTGCTTGCGCTGGCTGGAAACCATCACCACGCGATAACCGATTTTTCGATAAATCGCCATTTGCTCATCAACAAACGCCTGGCCTTCTTCATCCAGCAGATCCGTTTTGTTGAGAACCAGCAGCGGCTCAACATCCAGCGTTTCGCTCGCCACCAGGTAGCGATCGATAATATTCAGCGAAAGCTCAGGCAAAATGGCGGAAACAATAACGATTTGGTTGATATTTGCCGCGATTGGCTTCACGCCGTCGTAAAAATCGGGGCGAGTCAGTACCGACGTGCGCTCATGCACCGCTTCGACAATGCCTTTGACGGTCGCGCCGCCCTGAACGCCTGGTCGCCACAGTACGCGATCGCCTGTCACCAACGAACGAATTGTGCGGCGGATATTACAGCGGTGAACGCTACCATCCGCATCTTCCACATCGGCGTGCATGCCAAAACGGCTGATCACCACGCCGTCCCGTGCCTCGCCAAACAGGCTGTCATCGGGTTCTGGCTTGTCGGCGCGCTGTTTCAGGCGACGATCGTGGTTGGCACTAACGCGACGTTGCTGACCTTTGGATAGTTTGTTTTTGCTCACTCTTCCTCTCACGGCTTGGCAGGCTTCGCCCTGACAGGGCAAAACGTTTATGATACACCCTTATGTTTGATGATATAAGCCACGGCGAGAATCCCTATGACTGCAAATGCCAGTAACCTGATTTGGATTGACCTTGAAATGACCGGGCTGGACCCGGAACAGGATCGTATTATTGAGATCGCCACCCTGGTGACCGATGCCGATCTGAACATTCTGGCGGAAGGGCCGGTGTTTGCTGTACATCAGTCTGACGCGCAGCTGGCGCTGATGGACGACTGGAATGTGAACACGCATACCCATAGCGGCCTGGTAGAAAGAGTGAAAGCCAGCCAGTATGACGACCGCAAAGCAGAACTGGCGACCATTGAGTTCTTAAAAAAATGGGTGCCGGCCAACAGCTCGCCAATCTGCGGTAACAGTATCGGCCAGGATCGCCGCTTCCTGTTTAAGTACATGCCGGAACTGGAAGCTTACTTCCATTATCGCTA is a window from the Pantoea sp. CCBC3-3-1 genome containing:
- the mscM gene encoding miniconductance mechanosensitive channel MscM → MLRLIIPFLLGWALLQPTWAASAPDTAQIKQALDAAKSDKDTPNQAETIDALQTTLNWLDEQQKSLNNTRDYQQIIDDFPQISRELRQQMAALADNPKTVRSTMTAAELDQEILQVSSQLLEEGRQSQQEQDRAREISDSLAQLPQQQTDARRALNEIERRLQGQPSPATPLAQAQLSANNRQELARMRGEIHQRKAGQLDAYLQELRNQLNSRRQHEAEQALEKTEQLAENSGELPLNISKQFRVNRELSAALNQQAQRMDLVASQQRTAVNQTIQVRQALSTIREQSQWLGVSNVLGEALRAQVARLPEMPKPQQLDSEMGQLRVQRLHYEDLLEHQQQLRQIRQDDGTPLTADQRKILEAQLKTQRELIGSLLSGSDNLILEVTKLKVANGQLEDALKEVKEATHRYLFWTADVSALHLSFPLDLVRDLKSLLSLDTLGQMAGALVMMFTSRETVLPILGALLLVGFSLSSRRHYRDFLNRSASKVGKVTQDRFGLTVRTVFWSILVALPLPVLWMALGYGLQHAWPYPIAVAIGDGVTATVPLLWAFMISAGFARSKGLFIVHFRWQQNRVARAMRFYSLCIGFVVPLIMLLIGFDNLDDRQFSATLGRLCFILICGALSLVTVSLKRAGIPLYLDKEGNGENFVTNLLWNLMIGIPLIAALASCIGYLATSQALLARVETSLAIWFLLLVIYHIIRRWMLIQRRRIAFDRARNRRADILAQRAKGEEDATATQNNSEAQEVDEPVIDLDAISAQSLRLVRSILTLIALVSVIVLWSEIHSAFGFLENIRLWDASTTVQGVESLQPITLGSVLIAILVLIITTQLVRNMPALLELALLQHLNLTPGTGYAITTLTKYTLILVGGLAGFSMIGVDWSKLQWLVAALGVGLGFGLQEIFANFISGLIILFEKPIRIGDTVTIRDLTGSITRINTRATTITDWDRKEIIVPNKAFITEQFINWSLSDSVTRVVLTIPAAAEANSEEVTNVLLAAAKRCQYVLETPQPEAYLVDLQQGIQLFELRIHAAEMGHRMPLRHELHQQILRGYQEHGLEMPFPPFQVRMETLGRKTPAGNGAPAARTYKSGGL
- the asd gene encoding archaetidylserine decarboxylase (Phosphatidylserine decarboxylase is synthesized as a single chain precursor. Generation of the pyruvoyl active site from a Ser is coupled to cleavage of a Gly-Ser bond between the larger (beta) and smaller (alpha chains). It is an integral membrane protein.), coding for MLDRLKLGLNAILPKKGLTELAGWGASKRAGWLTKAVIDVFVWFYKVDMKEAQKPDTASYRTFNDFFVRPLRDDARPIEKDPNLLVLPADGAISQLGHIEGDQIFQAKGHTYSLEALLAGNAAMSEMFRDGEFVTTYLAPRDYHRVHMPCNGILREMIYVPGDLYSVNPLTAQNIPNLFARNERVICLFDTEFGPMAQILVGATIVGSIETSWAGTITPPREGVIKRWSWPGADAEGSVVLLKGQEMGRFKLGSTVINLFASGQVKLAESLTPETKTRLGQTLAIALQKTSAEEVLHHP
- the rsgA gene encoding small ribosomal subunit biogenesis GTPase RsgA, with protein sequence MSKNKLSKGQQRRVSANHDRRLKQRADKPEPDDSLFGEARDGVVISRFGMHADVEDADGSVHRCNIRRTIRSLVTGDRVLWRPGVQGGATVKGIVEAVHERTSVLTRPDFYDGVKPIAANINQIVIVSAILPELSLNIIDRYLVASETLDVEPLLVLNKTDLLDEEGQAFVDEQMAIYRKIGYRVVMVSSQRKQGLADLEAALIDRISIFAGQSGVGKSSLLNALLGLELSANEILTNDVSDVSGLGQHTTTAARLYHFPTGGDIIDSPGVREFGLWHLEPEQITRGFVEFRKFLGYCKFRDCKHDTDPGCAIREAVEQGEIDVTRFESYHRILDSMSDMQLKMRRSFSENND
- the orn gene encoding oligoribonuclease, coding for MTANASNLIWIDLEMTGLDPEQDRIIEIATLVTDADLNILAEGPVFAVHQSDAQLALMDDWNVNTHTHSGLVERVKASQYDDRKAELATIEFLKKWVPANSSPICGNSIGQDRRFLFKYMPELEAYFHYRYLDVSTLKELARRWKPEILPGFKKQGTHQAMDDIRESVAELAYYREHFIQL